A part of Lacinutrix sp. 5H-3-7-4 genomic DNA contains:
- a CDS encoding ABC transporter ATP-binding protein, which produces MKEKSKHIILKTEQLSIGYKTKKKTSVIASNINIELKQGELIALVGANGIGKSTLLRTLTNVQPKLNGEININSKTLIKYGSVELAKVLSLVLTETVSSKNLSVFELIALGRQPYTNWVGNLSNSDIATIDKAISQTNIEDLKNKKCFELSDGQLQKVMIARALAQDTNLIILDEPTSHLDMYHKAYILKLLQKLAKETNKTILFSSHEIDLAIQLCDSLIVMSNKNCIQNTPDNLINQGAFNTLFPDDLIVFDSKTKSFRVKK; this is translated from the coding sequence AGAAGACATCTGTTATTGCTTCAAATATAAATATCGAACTAAAACAAGGCGAATTAATAGCTTTAGTTGGTGCAAACGGCATTGGCAAATCTACATTACTAAGAACGTTAACTAATGTACAACCAAAATTAAATGGTGAAATAAATATTAACTCTAAGACTTTAATTAAGTATGGTTCAGTTGAATTAGCAAAAGTATTAAGTTTGGTTTTAACCGAAACAGTATCGTCTAAAAATCTTTCCGTTTTCGAGCTTATTGCACTTGGTAGGCAACCTTATACAAATTGGGTTGGTAATTTATCTAATAGCGATATAGCTACTATAGATAAAGCCATATCACAAACAAATATTGAAGATTTAAAAAATAAAAAATGCTTCGAATTAAGTGACGGACAATTACAAAAAGTAATGATTGCGCGAGCTTTAGCACAAGATACCAATTTGATTATTCTAGACGAACCAACGTCGCATTTAGACATGTACCACAAAGCATACATTTTAAAACTGCTTCAAAAACTAGCTAAGGAAACCAATAAAACTATTTTATTTTCGTCTCACGAAATAGATTTAGCCATTCAGCTTTGTGATAGTTTAATTGTAATGAGTAATAAAAACTGTATCCAAAACACACCAGATAATCTTATAAATCAAGGTGCATTTAATACATTATTTCCAGACGATTTAATTGTTTTCGATAGCAAAACTAAAAGCTTTAGAGTAAAGAAATAA
- a CDS encoding acyl-CoA thioesterase yields MPNYKTVDGSRISISELMLPSHSNFSGKVHGGYILSLMDQIAFACASKHSKTYCVTASVDTVDFLNPIEVGELVTMKASVNYVGRTSMVVGIRVEAENIQTGAKKHCNSSYFTMVAKDENGKSVEVPGLILNDKTEVKRYLKAIKRNETKRTRQAEFNDQNFSHHHYLDQLKDLKVKIELPDNY; encoded by the coding sequence ATGCCTAATTATAAAACCGTAGATGGTTCACGCATCTCCATATCTGAATTAATGTTACCATCGCATTCAAATTTTAGTGGAAAAGTTCACGGTGGTTATATATTAAGCTTAATGGACCAAATAGCATTTGCTTGTGCCAGTAAACACTCTAAAACCTATTGCGTAACGGCATCTGTAGATACTGTAGATTTTTTAAACCCAATAGAGGTTGGCGAGTTGGTTACTATGAAAGCTTCTGTTAATTATGTTGGTAGAACTTCTATGGTTGTTGGTATTCGTGTTGAAGCAGAAAATATACAAACAGGAGCCAAAAAACACTGTAACTCTTCTTATTTTACAATGGTTGCAAAAGATGAAAACGGAAAATCTGTTGAAGTTCCTGGTTTAATTTTAAACGATAAAACCGAAGTGAAACGCTATTTAAAAGCCATTAAACGAAATGAAACTAAAAGAACCAGGCAAGCAGAGTTTAATGACCAAAATTTTTCGCATCACCATTATTTAGATCAATTAAAAGATTTAAAAGTTAAAATAGAATTACCTGATAATTATTAA
- the rmuC gene encoding DNA recombination protein RmuC, whose amino-acid sequence MNDNIILIIAILIAAAIGAYLGMLFTKLKSKSEKSTLEERNANLQQQFNDFKQFSETENQKQNQNFENKIEELKTSLSKIETEREDIRREKDFLSTELTRRNSEYENLQKLNLKRDEELEERQKQLRTDFENLANKILDAKSEKFTLQNKENIKNILNPLQEKIQIFEKKVDDTHKENFGLHSALKTQLEGLKELNQQMTKEATNLTKALKGDNKMQGNWGELVLERVLEKSGLEKDREYYVQQSFTREDGTRVLPDVVLHLPNNKRMIIDSKVSLIDYERFVNAEMEDRSQHLKAHINSIKKHVEQLSAKNYQDLYDIDSPDFVLLFIPIEPAFAIAINEDNSLYNKAFERNIVIVTPSTLLATLRTIDTMWNNEKQQQNAIEIARQAGALYDKFEGLVSDLTGVGKKIDAAKTDYTAAMNKLVDGRGNLIRSVEKIKKLGAKAKKSLPEAFIKRATDQE is encoded by the coding sequence ATGAACGACAACATCATCCTCATTATTGCCATATTAATTGCAGCTGCCATTGGTGCGTATTTAGGTATGCTATTTACTAAACTAAAAAGTAAAAGTGAAAAAAGTACTTTAGAAGAACGAAATGCCAATTTACAGCAACAGTTTAATGATTTTAAACAGTTTTCGGAAACTGAAAACCAAAAACAAAACCAGAATTTCGAAAATAAAATAGAAGAGTTAAAAACATCGCTTTCTAAAATTGAAACCGAACGTGAAGACATTAGGCGTGAAAAAGATTTTTTAAGTACTGAGTTAACGAGAAGAAATTCAGAATATGAAAATCTTCAAAAGCTTAATTTAAAAAGAGATGAAGAGTTAGAAGAACGCCAAAAGCAACTGCGTACAGATTTTGAAAATTTAGCAAATAAAATTCTAGATGCTAAATCTGAAAAATTCACACTTCAGAATAAAGAAAACATAAAGAATATATTAAATCCGCTACAAGAGAAAATACAAATTTTCGAAAAGAAAGTGGACGATACACACAAAGAAAACTTTGGTTTACATTCTGCTTTAAAAACCCAGTTAGAAGGTTTAAAAGAGCTTAACCAACAAATGACAAAAGAAGCCACTAACCTTACCAAAGCCTTAAAAGGAGACAATAAAATGCAAGGTAATTGGGGAGAACTTGTTTTAGAACGCGTGCTTGAAAAATCTGGCTTAGAAAAAGATAGAGAATATTACGTACAACAAAGTTTCACACGAGAAGATGGCACAAGAGTACTGCCAGATGTTGTGTTGCATTTACCTAACAATAAACGCATGATTATAGATAGTAAAGTATCTTTAATTGATTACGAGCGTTTTGTAAATGCCGAAATGGAAGATAGAAGTCAACATTTAAAAGCACACATAAACTCTATTAAAAAACATGTAGAGCAGCTTTCAGCTAAAAATTATCAAGATTTGTATGATATAGATTCTCCAGATTTTGTATTGCTTTTTATCCCAATAGAACCTGCATTTGCAATTGCAATAAACGAAGACAACTCACTTTACAATAAAGCCTTCGAGCGTAATATTGTTATTGTAACACCTTCTACTCTACTAGCCACTTTACGTACTATTGATACCATGTGGAATAACGAAAAGCAACAACAAAATGCCATAGAAATTGCGCGTCAAGCTGGAGCTTTATACGATAAGTTTGAAGGATTAGTATCTGATTTGACTGGTGTTGGAAAAAAAATAGATGCTGCAAAAACAGATTATACTGCTGCTATGAATAAATTAGTAGATGGTCGTGGAAACCTAATTAGGAGTGTCGAAAAAATTAAAAAATTAGGAGCAAAAGCAAAAAAGTCTTTACCAGAAGCATTTATTAAACGTGCAACAGACCAAGAATAA